DNA from Petropleomorpha daqingensis:
GGATCGGTTCGGTGTCCTGCCGGGCGACCGGCCGCGGCGGGCGTGGCTCCTCGTCACCCATCTCGTCACCGCCGTCACCGTTGTCGCCGGGGAAGAGCAGCTCGCTGATCTTGCGGTAGAGGACGTCGGCGCGGGGCAGGAAGGTCACCTCCGACAGCGCCTGGTGCTGGCCGGCGGACTCGATGCGGAAGGTGCCGTAGCCGAGCAGCTGGCCGAACGCGGTCTCCTGCCAGGTGAGGTCGGTGATCCGCCGCCGCGGCAGCAGGGTGACGGTGCGGACGATCACGCCGGAGGTCAGCAGCATGCGGCGCGGGCTGACGATGAAGTGGCGCATGTACCACTCGGCCACGCGCAGCCCGAGGTAGCCGAGGCCGATCACCAGCAGGATCAACCCGGCGGCGCTGGAGAGGTGGTTGCTCGGGTCGAGCAGCAGCAGCCAGAACCCGACGACCAGCAGGGGCAGCGACTTGGCGACCGGCTCGGCCAGCGAGGCCCAGTGCCGGCGGGTGGCGATGATGACGTCCTCGCCGGGCAGCAGGTACTTGGCGACGTCCTTGCGCGCCCGGCGGCCCTCGTAGAGGGTGCGCGGCTCGCCGTCCGCGGACCGCCGCGGCTGGGTCACGTCAGACGAGGGACCCGACGAACGACGCCAGCGAGGACGCCGCGTTGCCGAGGGCCTCGCCCGCGCTCTTGACGAAGTCCGCGGAGCTCTGCGGGAACTTGATCACGTAGAACACGACGAAGGCGACGACGAGCCAGATGATGATCTTCTTCAGGCTCACCACCACCTCCGCGTTCCCGGCGAGGTTCACCGGGGTGGCGAACCGCTTCGTCCCATGGGTAACACAGGTCCCACCCCGGGCCGGGGCGGCGCGCCGACTTACTTGCCCGGCAGCAGGTGTTCGCTCGGTGGGCCGAGCGGCAGGTCGGGGTAGACGCGCTCGCGCAGGTCGAGCAGCTCGAGCTGCTCGGCGAGCAGCCACGCGGCGTTCATAGGCCACATGACCAGCCACAGCCACACGCCGTAGGCCTCACCGACGAAGGCGGCGCGGTCGTCGGTGGTGGGCACGGCCCACAGCGGCGCCCGCTGGCCGGCGGCCTTCACGTCGACGGAGTTCTGGCCGCTGATCACCTCCCCGGGATCGAGGCCGGGCAGCCCGGCGTAGCCGCAGCCGACGCCGGTGCCGGGTTCCTCCGCGACCAGCACCAGCTCGGCGGATCCACCCAGCGGCGCCGGCCCGGCGGTGTCGACGACGATCGCCCGCGCACCCGGCTCGCCGCCCCAGGCCAGGCCGGTGAGGCTCCAGCCGTTGGGCATCGGGTCGGGCACCCAAGCCGGCACGCGTGCGTCGGCGGTCACCGCGGTGATCGCGTCGTGGGCGATGACCAGCGTGTGGTGCAGCGGCGTCACGGCGCCGTGCAGGTGGCACCAGGCCTGCGCGGTGGAACCGGGGCGCACGACCAGTTCCTCACCGCAGCGCGGACACACCGGGGCGACGCTCATCGGGGATCACGGTCCTGGGAGCGGCCGTTCCCGTCAAGCGCAGGACCTTTGCGTAGCGTGCCCAGCGTGCCGGATCACGGGGTCGCCCCCAGCCCGCGGGTGCCGTGCGTGGGCGCCGTGGTGCGGGACGACGCCGGCCGGCTGCTGCTGATCCGCCGCGGGCACGAGCCGAGCCGGGGGCTGTGGTCGCTGCCCGGCGGGCGAGTGGAGCCCGGCGAGACGCTGGAGGCCGCCGTCGTCCGGGAGGTGCGTGAGGAGACCGGGCTCGACGTGCGGGTCGGCGCCCCGGTCGGGTCGGTGCTCATCCCCGCCGGGGCGGTCGACTACGACGTCACCGACTTCGCCTGCACGCCGCTCGACCCGGCCACCCTGCCCACCGCGGGGGACGACGCCGACGACGTCGCCTGGGTCGACGCGACCGCCCTCGACGGGTTGGCCTGCACGCCCCGGCTCGTGGAGACCCTCCGCGAGTGGGGCGTGCTGCCCCTCCCCTGACCTACTGCTTGCGGACCGGCTCGGGGCGACCGGGCTGCTCGCCGCCGCGGGCCTCGCCGTACGAGCGCTTCGGGACCATGACCTTGCGCCGGAAGATGCAGACGACGGTGCCGTCCTGCTTGTAGCCGATCGTCTCGACGTGCACGACCCCGCGGTCGTCCTTGGACTTGGACTCGGTCTTGTCCAGGACGGTCGTCTCGCCGTAGATCGTGTCGCCGTGGAACGTCGGGGCGACGTGCCGCAGCGACTCGATCTCCAGGTTGGCGATCGCCTTGCCCGAGACGTCCGGGACGCTCATGCCGAGCAGCAGCGAGTAGATGTAGTTGCCGACGACGACGTTCTTGCCGAAGTCGGTGGTCTCCTCCGCGTAGTGCGCGTCCAGGTGCAGCGGGTGGTGGTTCATCGTGATGAGGCAGAACAGGTGGTCGTCGTACTCGGTGACGGTCTTGCCGGGCCAGTGCTTGTAGACGGCCCCGACCTCGAACTCCTCGTAGTACCGACCGAACTGCACGATTCCTCCTGGTTCCCAGGTCAACGGGCTGCTGACCTGCCTGATACCACGGTGGTACCACGTCACGCCTCGTCCACGGCCTACTGGTCCGGTCCTCGACGTCCGACACGAGGTGCCCGAGGCGCTCGGCGACCGCCACCACCGACTCATCGGCCGCCAGCAGCACACTCGCACAGTGGTGCTGCAGGTCGCGGCTGGTGGTCCCGCCCCGCCCGGCCGCGCCCCGGGTGATCACCCCATCACAGCCGGTGAGACGACTCGACCCCCCTGACAGCAGCAGGGTCTTTGGTCCGTTCTTGCTGTGCTCGGCCTGGGAGTACGAAAGGCGCCGCGCACGACACCCCCGGGAGGCGACGTTGCCCGAGTCCCCTCGCCTGGCGCGCCCACCCAGCCGCGCACCGCCGGTGACCACCAGCCCGCCCCAACTGCGGGCAGACATGGAACCACGTCCCGGTCATTGCCCGACCAGGACGTGGTCATCGGATCCGCCATCGCCCCGCATGAAGGACCTGGGAACCCGTTTCGGGATCGTAGGTCCTCGCCCATCGGACGACCAGGGCTGCGCTGCGCGCACCGGCCTGTCCTCGGAGGGCCTGACAGCGAACGCGACGGGGCCGGCTGTACGAGGCCGACGTCCAGGATGCGACCCCGCACGGCCGGCCCCGCCCGTCCGCCACCGTCCAGGCATGTAGAGCGCCATCGCCAAGGGAGAGAAAGATGAGCGCATCAGCCGTGAAGAGCAACGGTCGGCGCCCAGCCGGTCGACGAGTCCACCGCTTCCTTCGCGGGAGGCGCACATGGGAGGTGCTGGCGGCCGCCTTCGCCGCCGTGCTCGCCATGGTCGTCGCCATCCCCGCAGCCCACGCCGTCCATGACACAGGTGCGTTCGAGCTGGACGGCGACGCGACCAACGGCGCCACCCCCGGCGACGACTGGGACAACGTCTGCCACCAGGTCCTGGGCAACGACTGCTCCACGACCAGCAACACGACCGGTGCGACCGCGGTCGACTGGGTCGCAGAATCGAACCTGAACGCCTCCATCTTCACCGGCGGCGGGTCGAAGGACCCGCAGGACGTCAGCAGCTGGAACTGGAAGGACGGCGCAGGCGGCCTGCCGGACAAGGACAACCTGCTGCACAGCTTCGCGGCGCGCTACACCACGAGCGCCGGGGACGTGTTGTTCTTCGGGTCCGACCGTCGGGACAACAGCGGCGACGCCCAGCAGGGCTTCTGGTTCTTCCAGAACCGGATCACCCTGACCGGGAGCACGAGCGGCGGCTTCAACGGTGTGCACAAGACCGGTGACGTGCTGGTGGTCAGCGACTTCAGCAACGGCGGCACGACGTCCACGATCACGGTGTACTCGTGGGACCCGTCCTGCACGAAGACGACCGGTAGCACGGTTGGCACCTGCGGTGACGCGAACCTCCGGATCAAGGGGACGTCGACCTCGGCCAACTGCGCGAGCGCGGGCGCCAACGACCAGTTCTGCGGCATCGTCAACCCGACGACGATCACGATGCCGTGGTCGTTCACGGACAAGAGCGGAACCGCGAACAACCAGGCTCTGAACGGGGAGTTCTACGAGGGCGGGGTCAACCTGACGGCCCTCGGCCTGGGCGGAACGTGCTTCGCCTCGGTGAGCGCGGAGACGCGGTCGTCCACGTCCACCACGGCGGTGCTGAAGGACTTCGTCCTCGGCGGGTTCGGCCAGTGCCAGACCACCGTGACCACCACGCCTTCGGCGGCCACCGTCTCGGTCGGCTCCCAGGTCACCGACAGCGCCACCGTCACGGTCAGCGGCGTCAGCACCTGGAGCGGCAGCCTGGCCTTCTCGCTGTGCGGTCCGCTGTCCTCGGCAGCCGGATGCGCCACCGGCGGCACGCCGGTCGGCTCCGCTCTCAACATCAGCAACGCCACCCCGCAACCCATCTCCTCGTCCGCGACGACGGTGACCGCCGTGGGCACCTACTGCTGGCGGGCCGACTTCACGCCCAGCGCCGCGTCGCTGGCGGCCGGGGTCGGGGCCGGCTCCGACGGGTCCACCACCGAGTGCTTCACGGTGACGGGGCCCCCGACGCTGAGCTCGGCGCAGTCGTTCATCCCGAACGACCGTGCCACCGTGACCGCGCCGGCGGGCAGCACGACCGTGACCGGCAGCGTGACGTTCGCGGTGTTCGAGAACAATGGCTGCACCGGGACCGCCATCTACACGCAGACGGTGCCGGTCAGCGGTACCTCACCGCAGACCGTGTCGACGACGAACACCACGGTCTCCACGACGGCGGCGAACGTCTCGTGGCGGCTGAGCTTCACCAGCACCGATCCGACGCAGGACAACGTCCCCGCCACCTGCAACGAGGCGACGACGCTGACGATCGACAACGACCTGTCGACTCCCTGATCGCGCTCATCCACCACTAGGAGGCACAACGAGGGGGCTGGTCGACTGCCCCCTGGCCCATCGTTCGCGGGGGCGCCCGGTCCGTCGGGCGCCCCCGCCGTCGTCGCCCGACCGGGGTTCTCCCGGCCGGGCGGAGGCGCTCACAGCATCGCGCCGATGCGCGCGGCCATGTCCGCCTCGTGCTGCTGGTAGGACGCGGCCACGTTGGTCAGCAGTCCGCCCATGCCGGTGAGCGCGTCGGCCACACCCTGCGCCGACAGCCGCCACTGCTCGTAGAGCTCGCTGAACTTCACGGCCGCCTGGCTGTCGGTCCAGCCGTCGAGCACCGAGGTGTTGATGCTGCTGGACAGGCTGGCCTGCCGGCCGGTGGCGTCGGCGGCCTCGGCCCGGCACTGCCCGGCCATCGACTGCAGGGTCGCGATGTCGACCTTCACGGGTCCTCCTCCGATCCGGGTCCGTCCCGGTCGGTGCGGACGTTAGGTCGCCGCGAGGGCTCGTCCCCCGCGTTGTCCACAGACCCACTGGTTTTCCACAGAACCACCGACGGCGGCCCGCCGAGGTCCCAGCGCGAGTGACCATGCCCGGGTGATCCAGCCGTCCGCGACCCCCGGCCCCGCCCGCTGCTGGACCGTGGTCTCGGTCGACGGCGCCGTCGACGTGGAGGTCCTCGCGGCCGACGACGAGCCGTTGGGACGCGTACTCGCCGTGCTCTCCGACGCGCTGGGGATCGCCGTCCCGGGCCTCTGGTCGGGATCGACCCGCTTGCCCGATGACCTGCCGCTGAGCGCCCCGGCGCTCGCCCACGGGAGCGTGCTCGGTCTCGGCCGCCCGGGGCCGCGGGCCGACCCGGCCGAACGCACCAGCGCCCTCGAACTGCACGTGGTGGGAGGTCCGGAGGCCGGCCGCACCGCGCCGCTGGACCAGGGCCGGCACGTGCTGGGCCGGGGTGCGGAGGCGTCGGTACGGCTCGACGATCCCGACGTCTCGCGTCGGCACGCGCAGGTCACCATCGGTGCGGGGCACATCGCGGTGCACGACCTCGGCTCGACCAACGGCAGCCGGCTGGACGACGAGCCGCTCGGCAGCACTCCCCGCGCGTGGCCGAACGGCGCCGTGCTGCGCATCGGGTCGTCCGCGCTGACCGTCCGCGGCCCGGAGGGGGGCCCGGCGTCGCTCGAGCCGGCGGCCGGCGGTCGGCTGCGGTTGCGACCCCCGGCGCGGATCATCGCCCCACGGCCGGAGGTCGCCGTCGAGTTCCCCCGACCGCCCGCGCCGCCGCCTCGGCGCCGGTTGGCCTGGGTCGCGATCGGGCTGCCCGCCATCGCCGGCGTGCTCATGGCCTGGCTGATGCACGCCCCGCAGTTCCTGTTCTTCGGGCTGCTCAGCCCCGTGGTCGCGCTGGGCACCTGGGGGTCCGAGCGCTGGTGGGGACGGCGCGACGGCCGAGTCAGCACCGCCGCGCACGCCGCGGCGGTGCTCGACGCGGAGGCCCGGCTCGCCGACGCGCTGGCGGCGGACCGGCGCAACGCCCAGGCAGCCTGGCCGGATCTCGCGACGCTGACGACCGCGACCCGCCGCCGCACGTCCCGGATCTGGGAGCGCCGGCGCGCCGATGTCGACGCGCTGCAGATCCGGATCGGCACCGGTCACGGGCTCGGTCGAGTGGTCCGGGTGTCGGCCGAGGGCACCCGTCACCCGGAACCGGTCGAAGACCTGCCCGTCGTCGTCGATCTGCGCAACGACGGCGGCCTGGCGGTCGTCGGCCCGCGCGCCCGGGCCACCGGGGTTCTCGCCGCGGCGGTGGCGCAGGTGGCGGCACTGCACGGCCCCGACGAGGTGCAGCTGGCACTGGTCGCGGGAGCCAACCGCCTGCGCGACTGGGACTGGGTCCGCTGGCTGCCCCACGTGCGGCACACCGACATCGGCGCCGACCGGGCCGCGGCCGACGAGGACCTCCTCCGCTGGATCTCCGCCCAGGTCGCCGGGCGCCGAGCTGCCGGTGCGGCCGACCGGGTGACCCCGCCATGGCTGGTCGTCGTCGTCGACCGCCCGGTCGACGCACGGGTGGCCGCCTTCCTGCGGGACGGCCGGTCGGCCGGGGTCGTCGTCCTCACCTCGGCGGAGACGGCCGACCAGCTGCCCGTGCCGGTCGAAGCCGCCCTGCACCTCGGCGGCGAGACCGGCGACCTCGCGGTCCTGCGGCGGACGTCAGCGCCCGAGCGGACGGGGGTGGTCGTCGACCGGCTGCCACGATCCACGGCCGCGGCGCTGGCTCGCGATCTCGCCCTGCTCGAGCCGGCCGGGACCGCGGCGACGCTCCCCCGGACCGTCCGGCTGCTCGAGCTGCCGCCCGTCGCACTGTCCCTGGACGACGACGAGCGGCTCGCCGGCAGCTGGAGCCGGGCGCGCGACTCGCTGGTCGCCACGGTCGGCCGCACGGCCGACGGGCCGGCCCGCATCGACCTCTGCCGGCAGGGGCCGCACGCCCTCGTGGCCGGCACGACCGGCTCGGGGAAGTCCGAGCTGCTGCAGACCCTGATCGCGTCGCTCGCGCTGACGCACCCACCGGACCGCTGCTCGTTCCTGCTCGTCGACTACAAGGGCGGCGCCGCCTTCGCCGACGCGGTCCACCTGCCGCACACCGTCGGCCTGCTCACCGATCTGGACGGTGCCTCGACGCAGCGGGCGTTGCGCGCGCTCGGGGCCGAGCTCACCCGGCGCGAGGCACTGCTGGCCGCGCACGGCGTCGCGGACCTCACCGCCCTGCCCGACGACATCGAGCTCGCCCGGCTGGTCATCGTCGTGGACGAGTTCGCCACGTTGGCCGAGGAGCACCCGACGTTCGTGCCGGGTCTGGTGGGCATCGCGCAGCGGGGCCGCTCGCTCGGCGTGCACCTGGTCCTCGCGACGCAGCGGCCCGGCGGCGTCGTCTCGCCGGAGATCCGGGCGAACTGCTCGCTGCGGATCTGCCTGCGCACCACCGACGAGGCCGACTCGCGCGACGTGCTCGGGACGAGCCAGGCGGCCTTCCTGCCGGTCGACGTCCCCGGCCGGGCCTTCGTCCGGACGGGCACGACGACGCCGGTGGAGATCCAGGTGGCGCGGGTGTCCACCGCCCCGGGCCGCGCGACGGGCGTGGAGGTCCGGCGGTGGGCGTGGCCGCTGCCCCGGACGCAGCCGGCGGACCGTCCGACCGGCGGCGACGGCGACCTCGCCCGGCTGGCCCGGGCGCTGCGTCGGCACGCCGGGACGAGCCGGATCGGCGCGCCGCACCGCCCGTGGCTGCTGCCGCTGCCCGCCCGCCTGACCACCGACCAGCTCGCCGGCTCCGGTCCCCGGCTGCGCATCGGGCTGGTCGACCGGCCCGACGCGCAGGCGCAGGAGCCGCTCGAGCTCGACCTCACCGAGGGCGGCGGGTGGCTCGCGGTGGGCGGTCCTCGCAGCGGCCGGACGACGCTGCTGCGAACCGTCCTGGCCGAGGCGGTCTCCGCTCGGGGCCCCGACGAGCTGCACGTGCACGCGCTCGACCACGGAGGCGGAACGCTCGCCGCCGAGGCGGCGGGGCTGCCGCACACCGGGACGACGGTCGGTGCGGGCGACGCGCTGCGCAGCGTCCGGCTGGTGACCCGCTTGGCGGAGGAGGTCGCGCTGCGCCGCGGTGGGGGCCGGCCCGAGCCTCGCCCCGAGCTGCTGCTCCTGGTCGACGGCGTGGAATCGGTCAGCACCCAGCTCGACGAGGCTGACCCGGGCGGCGGGTCGGCAACCCTGCTGCGGCTGGTCCGCGACGGCGCGGCCGTGGGGCTCACCTGCGTGCTCACCGCCGACCGAGCGGTGCCGGGCGGCCGGCTGGCGGCCGTCGCCGACCACCGTCTCGTGCTGCCGCTGCCCGACCGCGCCGACTACGCGGTGGCCGGCATCCCGGCCCGCGCCGTTCCCGAGTTCCGACCACCCGGTCGCGCGCTGCTCGGCGAGGCCGCCGTCGAGTGCCAGCTCGCCCTCCCCCGTCCGCTACCGCCCTGGCCGGAACGGTCGGCGACGACCGCGCTGCGCATCGTCGAACTGGCGCCGGACCCGGAGCTGCCGTTGCCGGCCGCCGACGCACGGCCGTGCGGCAGGCTCCCGGAGCTCCCCGTCGGCCCCGGCGGCGACGACGGACACGCCCTCTCCGTCGACCTCCAGCGCACCGGAGGTCTCCTGGTCGTCGGCCCGCCCGGCAGCGGGCGCAGCGACGCGCTCCACGCCTTCGCCCAGCACCTGCGGGCGGCGGGCGTCGACGTGCTCCCCGTGGACGGCCCCGCGGTGGACCTGGCGCGGTGGCAGACCGAGCTCGGCGGCCGCCCCGGGGCGGTGCTGCTGGACGACGTGGGGGCGCTCGCCGATCCGCCGATCCTGTCCGCGCCGTCCGCCGCCGGGACGGGGACGCCGGTCGTCCTGGCCGCCGGCTCGGCAGCCGACGTCGCGCGCCTCTACCAGGGCCCCGTCGCGGCGCTGCGGCGCAACCGGACCGTTCTGCTGCTCACGCCCGCCCCGGGGGATGGCGACCTGCTGGGCATCCGGCTGCCGCGCACGCCGGTGCCCATCCGTCCCGGCTCGGGCTGGCTGGTCAGCGGCGGGCAGGTCCGCCGGGTGCAGGTGGCGCGACGGCGGGTG
Protein-coding regions in this window:
- a CDS encoding PH domain-containing protein — encoded protein: MTQPRRSADGEPRTLYEGRRARKDVAKYLLPGEDVIIATRRHWASLAEPVAKSLPLLVVGFWLLLLDPSNHLSSAAGLILLVIGLGYLGLRVAEWYMRHFIVSPRRMLLTSGVIVRTVTLLPRRRITDLTWQETAFGQLLGYGTFRIESAGQHQALSEVTFLPRADVLYRKISELLFPGDNGDGGDEMGDEEPRPPRPVARQDTEPIPRREP
- a CDS encoding DUF6758 family protein codes for the protein MSVAPVCPRCGEELVVRPGSTAQAWCHLHGAVTPLHHTLVIAHDAITAVTADARVPAWVPDPMPNGWSLTGLAWGGEPGARAIVVDTAGPAPLGGSAELVLVAEEPGTGVGCGYAGLPGLDPGEVISGQNSVDVKAAGQRAPLWAVPTTDDRAAFVGEAYGVWLWLVMWPMNAAWLLAEQLELLDLRERVYPDLPLGPPSEHLLPGK
- a CDS encoding NUDIX domain-containing protein, which produces MPDHGVAPSPRVPCVGAVVRDDAGRLLLIRRGHEPSRGLWSLPGGRVEPGETLEAAVVREVREETGLDVRVGAPVGSVLIPAGAVDYDVTDFACTPLDPATLPTAGDDADDVAWVDATALDGLACTPRLVETLREWGVLPLP
- a CDS encoding MaoC family dehydratase translates to MQFGRYYEEFEVGAVYKHWPGKTVTEYDDHLFCLITMNHHPLHLDAHYAEETTDFGKNVVVGNYIYSLLLGMSVPDVSGKAIANLEIESLRHVAPTFHGDTIYGETTVLDKTESKSKDDRGVVHVETIGYKQDGTVVCIFRRKVMVPKRSYGEARGGEQPGRPEPVRKQ
- a CDS encoding WXG100 family type VII secretion target, which encodes MKVDIATLQSMAGQCRAEAADATGRQASLSSSINTSVLDGWTDSQAAVKFSELYEQWRLSAQGVADALTGMGGLLTNVAASYQQHEADMAARIGAML
- a CDS encoding FtsK/SpoIIIE domain-containing protein, which translates into the protein MIQPSATPGPARCWTVVSVDGAVDVEVLAADDEPLGRVLAVLSDALGIAVPGLWSGSTRLPDDLPLSAPALAHGSVLGLGRPGPRADPAERTSALELHVVGGPEAGRTAPLDQGRHVLGRGAEASVRLDDPDVSRRHAQVTIGAGHIAVHDLGSTNGSRLDDEPLGSTPRAWPNGAVLRIGSSALTVRGPEGGPASLEPAAGGRLRLRPPARIIAPRPEVAVEFPRPPAPPPRRRLAWVAIGLPAIAGVLMAWLMHAPQFLFFGLLSPVVALGTWGSERWWGRRDGRVSTAAHAAAVLDAEARLADALAADRRNAQAAWPDLATLTTATRRRTSRIWERRRADVDALQIRIGTGHGLGRVVRVSAEGTRHPEPVEDLPVVVDLRNDGGLAVVGPRARATGVLAAAVAQVAALHGPDEVQLALVAGANRLRDWDWVRWLPHVRHTDIGADRAAADEDLLRWISAQVAGRRAAGAADRVTPPWLVVVVDRPVDARVAAFLRDGRSAGVVVLTSAETADQLPVPVEAALHLGGETGDLAVLRRTSAPERTGVVVDRLPRSTAAALARDLALLEPAGTAATLPRTVRLLELPPVALSLDDDERLAGSWSRARDSLVATVGRTADGPARIDLCRQGPHALVAGTTGSGKSELLQTLIASLALTHPPDRCSFLLVDYKGGAAFADAVHLPHTVGLLTDLDGASTQRALRALGAELTRREALLAAHGVADLTALPDDIELARLVIVVDEFATLAEEHPTFVPGLVGIAQRGRSLGVHLVLATQRPGGVVSPEIRANCSLRICLRTTDEADSRDVLGTSQAAFLPVDVPGRAFVRTGTTTPVEIQVARVSTAPGRATGVEVRRWAWPLPRTQPADRPTGGDGDLARLARALRRHAGTSRIGAPHRPWLLPLPARLTTDQLAGSGPRLRIGLVDRPDAQAQEPLELDLTEGGGWLAVGGPRSGRTTLLRTVLAEAVSARGPDELHVHALDHGGGTLAAEAAGLPHTGTTVGAGDALRSVRLVTRLAEEVALRRGGGRPEPRPELLLLVDGVESVSTQLDEADPGGGSATLLRLVRDGAAVGLTCVLTADRAVPGGRLAAVADHRLVLPLPDRADYAVAGIPARAVPEFRPPGRALLGEAAVECQLALPRPLPPWPERSATTALRIVELAPDPELPLPAADARPCGRLPELPVGPGGDDGHALSVDLQRTGGLLVVGPPGSGRSDALHAFAQHLRAAGVDVLPVDGPAVDLARWQTELGGRPGAVLLDDVGALADPPILSAPSAAGTGTPVVLAAGSAADVARLYQGPVAALRRNRTVLLLTPAPGDGDLLGIRLPRTPVPIRPGSGWLVSGGQVRRVQVARRRVAA